In a single window of the Arachis hypogaea cultivar Tifrunner chromosome 6, arahy.Tifrunner.gnm2.J5K5, whole genome shotgun sequence genome:
- the LOC112697248 gene encoding myb-related protein 315 — translation MGRQPCCEKVGLKRGPWTIEEDHKLMNFILNNGILCWRMVPKLAGLLRCGKSCRLRWINYLRPDLKRGGFTEMEEDQIIQLHSRLGNRWSKIASHFPGRTDNEIKNHWNTRIKKRLKLLGLDPVTHKQIEQKEQTDDDEDKNNNTNLQTTISQKPQENAEEEIKSMEEETKREEKKVNCWDDDNPEILNDFDMMCSKFDLESWMVKQEINNNNTSTTTTTSSHCSSSSLSIDDNNYSSHFSKGESKNDHDDQDNLLQQWIESMDSILSWDGFNAIDQDLFLQ, via the exons atgggAAGACAACCTTGTTGTGAAAAGGTTGGTTTAAAGAGAGGTCCATGGACTATTGAAGAAGATCACAAGCTCATGAACTTTATCCTCAACAATGGCATCCTTTGCTGGAGAATGGTTCCCAAGCTTGCAG GTTTGCTAAGATGTGGAAAGAGCTGTAGATTGAGGTGGATTAATTATTTGAGGCCTGACCTTAAGAGAGGTGGCTTCACAGAAATGGAAGAGGATCAAATTATACAACTACATTCACGTCTTGGTAACAG GTGGTCTAAAATTGCTTCCCATTTTCCTGGGAGGACAGACAACGAGATCAAGAACCATTGGAACACAAGAATCAAGAAGAGGCTGAAGCTCCTTGGATTAGACCCTGTGACACACAAGCAAATTGAACAGAAAGAACAAACCGATGATGATGAGGACAAAAATAACAACACCAACTTACAGACAACTATTTCACAAAAGCCTCAAGAAAATgcagaagaagaaattaaatcCATGGAGGAGGAGacgaaaagagaagaaaagaaggtgaatTGCTGGGATGATGATAATCCTGAGATTTTGAACGATTTTGACATGATGTGTTCAAAATTCGACTTGGAATCATGGATGGTGAAACAAgagatcaataataataataccagcactactactactactagttCACACTGcagttcttcttctctttctattgATGATAATAACTATTCTAGTCACTTTTCTAAGGGTGAATCCAAGAATGACCATGATGATCAGGATAATCTGTTACAGCAATGGATTGAAAGTATGGATTCAATTCTCTCATGGGATGGCTTCAATGCCATTGATCAAGATTTGTTTCTTCAATAG
- the LOC112697251 gene encoding glycosyltransferase family 92 protein RCOM_0530710, translated as MKGRKKYNSGGISWSTFFWCTLIVVIFSVLFTTFTFSSIRRFYFPESFSHKTSSIWRNSIMQAKHQNSPTLRDIVMLPDQVLIFLNYPSSLFHHFHSQHKIQCVYFLVNSSKTRFTHTPIEVNVVQPYEQIIRCPMHPHGYTISVATKSKDPIPTKDLFIHNWETLVYEALYDRDYTTIVFVKGLNLRPERLAEASKFQCVFGYDFKNPKFILSSEAVSVAQEIVRCRTPMSILSGQPQAQAHAIKVSIKINGGEIFPSIAKPSLEPYQNFPRQKAHKICLCTMLRNQARFLKEWVMYHGKVGIQRWFIYDNNSDDDIEKVIGILQSIGYNITRHLWPWVKTQEAGFAHCALRARSSCEWVGFIDVDEFFNIRGGGTLNKVIKLYSKVKNLGEIRTRCYSFGPSGLKKVPREGVTVGYTCRLLGSERHKSIIRPDALNQSLINVVHHFHLRTPFVAIELEKGVMAINHYKYQVWEVFKEKFYRRVSAFVADWQEENNVGSKDRAPGVGTKAVEPKDWSNRFCEVKDMRLRNWVLRNFRDRRTHLLPWEPEFEPHFKRRLRRKNIDRL; from the exons ATGAAAGGTCGTAAGAAATATAATAGTGGTGGCATTTCATGGAGCACGTTCTTCTGGTGCACCCTCATTGTTGTTATCTTTTCCGTCCTCTTCACCACCTTCACTTTCTCCTCCATTCGTCGCTTCTATTTCCCAG AATCATTTTCCCATAAAACAAGCTCAATATGGAGAAATTCAATCATGCAAGCAAAACACCAGAACTCTCCCACATTACGAGATATAGTTATGCTTCCAGATCAAGTTTTAATTTTCCTAAATTACCCTTCATCATTGTTTCATCACTTTCATTCCCAACACAAAATCCAATGCgtttattttcttgttaactCATCCAAGACTCGATTCACCCACACTCCAATCGAAGTCAATGTGGTTCAACCCTATGAACAAATCATAAGGTGCCCAATGCATCCACATGGCTACACAATATCGGTGGCAACAAAATCAAAGGATCCAATTCCGACCAAAGATTTGTTCATCCATAACTGGGAAACGCTAGTGTATGAAGCCCTCTATGATCGTGACTACACCACCATCGTCTTTGTGAAAGGCCTCAATCTCCGTCCTGAGCGACTCGCTGAAGCATCCAAATTCCAATGCGTGTTTGGTTATGATTTCAAGAATCCCAAATTCATACTATCATCAGAGGCTGTATCGGTTGCTCAAGAGATTGTTCGATGTAGAACACCCATGAGCATTTTGAGTGGACAACCCCAAGCCCAAGCCCATGCTATCAAAGTTTCAATTAAAATTAACGGTGGGGAAATCTTCCCCTCCATAGCGAAGCCATCCCTTGAACCATATCAAAATTTTCCAAGACAAAAAGCTCACAAGATATGCCTATGCACTATGTTGCGCAACCAAGCGCGATTCTTGAAAGAGTGGGTGATGTACCATGGTAAAGTTGGGATTCAACGTTGGTTCATATATGATAACAATAGTGATGATGATATAGAGAAAGTGATTGGGATTCTACAGAGCATTGGATACAACATCACAAGACACTTGTGGCCATGGGTGAAGACGCAAGAAGCTGGTTTTGCACATTGTGCATTGCGAGCTCGGTCATCGTGTGAGTGGGTTGGGTTCATCGATGTGGATGAGTTTTTCAATATAAGGGGAGGAGGAACCTtgaacaaagtaattaaactctATTCCAAGGTTAAGAATTTAG GTGAGATAAGAACACGATGCTACAGCTTTGGGCCTTCAGGGTTGAAAAAAGTCCCACGTGAAGGGGTAACGGTCGGGTACACGTGTCGATTATTGGGAAGTGAAAGGCATAAGAGCATAATAAGGCCTGATGCATTGAACCAAAGCCTAATCAATGTGGTGCACCATTTCCATCTAAGAACACCATTTGTGGCCATTGAACTTGAGAAGGGTGTGATGGCAATTAATCATTATAAGTATCAAGTTTGGGAAGTGTTCAAGGAGAAGTTCTATAGAAGGGTTTCAGCATTTGTGGCAGATTGGCAAGAAGAGAATAATGTGGGGTCAAAGGATAGGGCTCCTGGTGTAGGGACTAAAGCGGTTGAACCAAAAGATTGGTCTAACCGGTTTTGTGAGGTTAAGGATATGAGGCTAAGGAATTGGGTGCTGAGAAATTTTAGGGATCGGCGAACCCATCTTTTACCTTGGGAACCTGAATTTGAACCCCATTTTAAAAGAAGGCTAAGGAGAAAGAACATAGACCGTTTATGA